A window of Salvelinus alpinus chromosome 31, SLU_Salpinus.1, whole genome shotgun sequence contains these coding sequences:
- the LOC139561013 gene encoding stabilizer of axonemal microtubules 2-like: protein MFQAISGIWRCPPLPMRHHHCSQGSLREEPCVLIPGCMVSEYQEKYPAYCTTVVRAAKKQNNEYQPLEGRISNMTTFKSDYVAHEVTQRPSKVTKVYVPPDGRMRHSSTYARDYPTHPVQKHIVTKPEEYHPPTAKMVAQSLYKGEFRAWHNQKVQPYRTCDNLKLNDSKFEVTTTFQDDYCHKGPAEARESFKPAADARETLPFDGATNYQTQYVPHPVQPRQPKERAVYRPTSAPLNGVSTHRQDYRGLPAEPAKPFRAKVAWESSPAVFQGTSEFRDQYKAWPLQPKHRHQAEEYCPPEGTMVGLSTAHADYVDHESHQRPQSARPPVEAWTKEARQPLQTRSTMKEDYRTWDVVRRPPMVYADELEKPKGAFANTTTFRSAYTPKTAQRATSFKPTQKLLSPQTMDEDSIYRSTYTPKEIPPCPARDGCPPGFEYSSMGAGGHRLYRTISVQETGLSQLAAATSDKPSYSHSRKSCRVPSRAKRAP from the exons ATGTTTCAAGCTATATCCGGAATTTGGAGATGCCCACCTTTGCCAATGAG GCATCACCACTGCTCACAAGGATCCCTTCGAGAGGAGCCGTGTGTCCTGATCCCAGGCTGCATGGTCTCGGAATACCAAGAAAAGTACCCTGCCTACTGCACCACTGTTGTCCGGGCAGCCAAGAAGCAGAATAATGAGTATCAGCCACTGGAGGGAAGGATATCCAACATGACCACTTTCAA GTCAGACTACGTGGCCCATGAAGTGACCCAGAGGCCCTCAAAGGTCACCAAGGTGTATGTGCCACCTGACGGGAGAATGAGACACAGCAGCACCTACGCCAGGGACTACCCAACACACCCTGTTCAGAAGCACATCGTGACCAAGCCGGAAGAGTATCATCCGCCCACAGCAAAGATGGTCGCTCAGTCCTTATACAAAG GGGAATTCCGAGCATGGCACAACCAGAAAGTCCAACCCTACAGGACCTGTGACAACCTGAAGCTGAACGACAGCAAGTTCGAGGTGACCACCACCTTCCAAGACGACTACTGCCACAAGGGCCCGGCCGAGGCCAGGGAGAGCTTCAAACCGGCTGCCGACGCCCGGGAGACCCTGCCCTTTGACGGCGCCACCAACTACCAGACGCAGTATGTCCCCCACCCAGTCCAGCCCAGGCAGCCCAAAGAGAGGGCTGTCTACAGGCCCACCAGTGCCCCCCTCAATGGGGTCTCCACCCACAGGCAGGACTACCGGGGCCTGCCAGCTGAGCCCGCCAAGCCCTTTAGGGCCAAGGTGGCCTGGGAGAGCAGCCCGGCTGTATTCCAGGGGACCAGTGAGTTCCGCGACCAGTACAAGGCCTGGCCCCTGCAGCCCAAGCACCGGCACCAGGCTGAGGAGTACTGCCCACCCGAGGGCACTATGGTCGGTCTGTCCACAGCTCATGCTGACTATGTCGACCACGAGAGCCATCAGCGGCCCCAGTCCGCCCGTCCCCCTGTCGAGGCCTGGACAAAGGAGGCCAGACAGCCCCTCCAGACCAGATCCACCATGAAGGAGGACTACCGGACCTGGGATGTGGTCCGTCGTCCCCCCATGGTCTACGCAGATGAGCTAGAGAAACCCAAGGGGGCTTTCGCCAACACCACCACCTTCCGCTCAGCATACACGCCCAAGACGGCCCAGCGCGCCACCAGCTTTAAACCCACCCAGAAGCTATTGAGCCCCCAGACCATGGATGAAGACTCCATCTATCGCTCCACCTACACCCCCAAGGAGATCCCTCCTTGTCCAGCCCGGGATGGCTGTCCTCCTGGCTTTGAGTACAGCTCCATGGGGGCTGGAGGACACAGGCTGTACCGAACCATCTCGGTACAGGAAACAGGGCTGAGTCAGCTGGCCGCTGCAACGTCCGATAAGCCCTCTTACTCCCACAGCAGAAAGAGCTGCAGGGTCCCCAGCCGAGCCAAGAGGGCGCCATAG